TTACTTCGCTCACATTGACGGACCTGAAGTTCAGAAAGGAAAGGTGAATGTTACATTGACCGTGAAAAGAACCTCTCGCGCTTTCGAGATGAGTTTTCAGACAGACGGAATAGTATGGGTGCCATGCGACCGTTGCCTGGATGATATGGAACTAACGATCAGTTCTTCTGATAAACTGATGGTGAAATTTGGAAATGGATATGCAGAAGAAGGTGACAACCTTATTGTGATTCCCGAGGAAGAAGGAGAAATCAACGTTGCATGGTTCATGTATGAGTTTATTGCACTATCTATCCCGATGAAGCATGTACACGCTCCCGGTAAGTGTAATAAGGCAGTAACAAGTAAGCTGAACAAGCATTTGAAAACAAATGCGAATGATGATAGCGATGATAATTTCGACACTGGTGGAGAGGACATCGTGATAGAGGAAGAAGTGGAGGAACAAATTGATCCCCGCTGGAATGAATTAAAAAAAATATTAGATAATAATTAAAGTTTTAAGAAAATGGCACATCCTAAGAGAAGACAATCAAGTACGAGACAAGCAAAGAGAAGAACTCATGATAAGGCAGTAGCTCCTACTTTGGCTATTTGTCCGAATTGCGGCGAATGGCATGTATACCACACTGTATGTGGCGCTTGCGGTTACTACAGAGGTAAGCTCGCTATTGAGAAAGAAGCAGCTGTATAATTAGTACAGTCATACTGAAACAGCCTGAGGGTAATTCTCTCCGGCTGCTTTAAGTATTATAGTATTGCTAATTTAAAATAGGTTTGATGGAAAAAATAAATGCAGTAATCACAGGAGTCGGTGGATATGTTCCTGATTATATCTTGACTAACGACGAGATATCAAAGATGGTGGATACCAACGATGAATGGATTATGACTCGTATCGGAGTAAAAGAAAGACATATTCTGAATG
The DNA window shown above is from Bacteroides faecium and carries:
- a CDS encoding YceD family protein; this encodes MGKFDKYKIDLKGMQTDSAKYEFVLDNLYFAHIDGPEVQKGKVNVTLTVKRTSRAFEMSFQTDGIVWVPCDRCLDDMELTISSSDKLMVKFGNGYAEEGDNLIVIPEEEGEINVAWFMYEFIALSIPMKHVHAPGKCNKAVTSKLNKHLKTNANDDSDDNFDTGGEDIVIEEEVEEQIDPRWNELKKILDNN
- the rpmF gene encoding 50S ribosomal protein L32; the encoded protein is MAHPKRRQSSTRQAKRRTHDKAVAPTLAICPNCGEWHVYHTVCGACGYYRGKLAIEKEAAV